CCCAAGGAGGGAACATGAAAATCGCGAACAATGTCACTGAACTGATCGGCAACACGCCACTCGTGCGCTTGAATCGCGTGACCAACGGCGCGGTGGCGACTATCGCCGCCAAGCTTGAGTTCTACAATCCGGCGCACAGCGTCAAGGATCGCATCGGCGCTTCGATGATTGATGCAGCGGAACAAGCGGGCAAGATCAACCAGGACACGATCATCGTCGAGCCGACGAGCGGCAACACCGGCATTGGCTTGGCAATGGTCTGCGCCGCGCGCGGCTACAAAAGCGTGATGACGATGCCGGAAACCGTGAGCAAAGAGCGCCGCATATTGTTGCGTGCGTACGGCGCGGAGGTGATTCTAACGCCGGGAAGCGAAGGCATGGCGGGCGCGATCAAACGCGCCGAGGACCTCGTCGCAAGCGACCCGCGTTATTTTATGCCGCAACAATTCAAGAATCCGGCGAACCCGGAAATTCATCGCCAGACGACCGCCGAAGAAATCTGGCGCGACACGGACGGCAAGGTGGACATTCTCGTTTCGGGCATCGGCACGGGCGGCACGATCACCGGCGTCGGCGAAGTCATCAAGTCGCGCAAGCCGTCGTTCAAAGTGATCGCGGTCGAGCCGGACGCGTCGCCCATACTCTCGGGCGGGCAAAAGGGACCGCACCCGATTCAAGGCATCGGCGCGGGTTTTGTGCCAGCGGTGCTCAACACGCAAATCTACGACGAGATCATTCGCGTCAAGAACGACGACGCGTTCGACATCGCGCGGCGCATGGCGAAAGAAGAAGGATTGCTCGTCGGCATCTCGTCCGGCGCGGCGACGTGGGCGGCAATCCAGGTCGCCAAACGCGCGGAGAACGCGGGCAAGCTCATCGTCGTCATCATTCCGTCCTTCGGCGAACGCTATCTCAGCACCGCGCTGTTTTCGAATTTGGCGGA
The Chloroflexota bacterium genome window above contains:
- the cysK gene encoding cysteine synthase A; its protein translation is MKIANNVTELIGNTPLVRLNRVTNGAVATIAAKLEFYNPAHSVKDRIGASMIDAAEQAGKINQDTIIVEPTSGNTGIGLAMVCAARGYKSVMTMPETVSKERRILLRAYGAEVILTPGSEGMAGAIKRAEDLVASDPRYFMPQQFKNPANPEIHRQTTAEEIWRDTDGKVDILVSGIGTGGTITGVGEVIKSRKPSFKVIAVEPDASPILSGGQKGPHPIQGIGAGFVPAVLNTQIYDEIIRVKNDDAFDIARRMAKEEGLLVGISSGAATWAAIQVAKRAENAGKLIVVIIPSFGERYLSTALFSNLAD